GACTGGGACGATAAAACCGAGAactatggtgtagggtttcctgcctggacaaggggttggtctagaagacctccaaggtcccttcaactctgttgttgttcttgttactttttaaaagtcCAGTCGTACGATTattatacctttaaaaaaaaaacacgcgGTAATTCCTCACCTGCTCGCCGGAAAACCGTTGCGATTCACGTTTCTTTTATTAGGTATAAAGTAAAATCAGAGAAATAAAACAGGGTTTGGAGCAAGCATACATCGAGAGTTGGAATCCAATAGCCCAGCGACCCGTAATTCTACCTCTGCAATGCAAACCCAAATTCCCTATTCAGTAGCAAAATCCCCAATCCGCTCGCGTTCACGGGGGTCTTCCTTTTGCGTAAAAGCGCACTGCTggagccagtggtaggattcaagtaatttaacaaccggttctcggcCCATAATGATTTctctcaacaaccagtttgccaaactgctcagaaagttaaccggttctcccgaaggggtgcaATTCGCGAACtggttttgaatcccaccaccggctgGAGCCATTTCCTCACCAGCAACCATCGCCGGGGCTGCATAACAGTAATAATACAGCTGTTGCAACTGAATTGGCcctaaggaggtttttttttgcttCGGCTAAGCACAAAAACgattatttttccattgtttcttCCCACTCGATTAAATCATTCCGCTCGCAAATCTCACCGCAGCGCGttagggtttctttttctttttttccctccgctCCGGAGGTTTACCAAAACTGGCCCATCGCGGGCTTGCGAGCCCTCGgggcgccccccacccccacttaccTGCAACGGGCTCCATCTCCGTCTGGTTCTTGCCGCCTCCTCTCTTGGGTTGCGGGGCCAAGCAGATGCCCTTCCCGCGCAACAGGGCTTGCAAAGGCGTCCGCTCGCCTGGCCGAGGGACGCAGCGCAGCCCGAGGGCGCAGCTGGGCGTATAGACGCCGCAGGATTCGCCTTCCTCCCGGACTCCGCAGGCTTTCTCGTCGTCGCAAGTCGCTTTACGGTCGCTTTCGGGGGAATCGCAGCCGgccggagaagaagaagaagggcaaGCGGGCCCGGTGTCGCCGTCGGGTTCtgacgcagcagcagcagctgccgcCACGCATCCCCGCGTCGGGGCCAGCAAAAGCAGGAGCGCCGTCCCCAGGCATCGAGCGAGGAACATCGTGCACTGACCCGGGCTGAGCGCTCGGCAACAGCGCGCTGCAGCCGAGCGCCTCTTAAATGCCGCGTCCAGCCCACGGCTCGCCGGCCTCCTTCCGCGCCAGGTGTAGCCAGCCCGGTTGGACGGCCGCCAGCCGGCAGGGTGTGGTTGCGGGCTGCCAAAAAAGCCGACCTGCCTTTCCCTCTCTGCAGCTCCTCGGAAAGGGAGCAACCCGACCAATTCCAGCCAGGAGATCCACTCAAAAAGCTTGAAGTTTTTGGGGCGGGTGGGGCTGCGCTGCACCGGACGAAGAACTGCCTTCTTGTCGTGTTAACGTCGTTCCTGGAATATAGGATTTTGGGAAACCTCCGCCCCCCACCTCCCCCGGGCGGACTTCGAGATGATGCGTGGAAGCAAGGCAGGGGTACCCTAAAGAACGCCGATGTAAAGGACAGAGAGTGCCCcggtgcaaaaaaacaaaaacaaaaaaaccctgcctAATCGTCCCTCCTACCTCCCGGAGTTGTGGCTTGTGTGTATGGCGGTGCTGGGAAGCGATCGTGATGGTGTTGTCTCCCCCAAACGTGCTTTTTGAAACCGagacaaacccacccaccccacttctCGTAACTCGTTCTTCGGAACTCGTTGCATGGTCGGATCAAGAACGCGCTTTGCCGTGCGGGGGGCTTTTTATTCATAAGTAAATAAAGGTTAACGCTTcccattcacccacccaccccccaaaaaaaattccaGACATGCAGAATTTTATGTCAACTTTTTTCTTTGAATCGAAGAGCATTTTAAAAGCTGCTATGTCATTTCAATTTTATCTTGCTGAGCTGAAAGATTATCCAGAGCCTCAAATCCTATATGCAGCGCTTCACCGGTTGGGTTTCTTCCTAACACAAAACTTAAAACAttggggggagaggagagagaagcctCACCTTGAGCCCTATGTGCTTGTTTGTGGTTTTAGGCACAATTAGTGGGGATAAATTGCTGACAGCTTAGCTCCTGGCTCCTTGCAACCAAAGtaactcatttttaaaaactgatcttCTCTACCTTTTATAGCAGCCTGACTTTTTCATTGCCAGGTGACGACATAGCAATGCTTTTCCTGCATTCAAATGTTTGTGAAAAAGTGGAAAGCCAGGTTTACCAAAACGGCAACGGAATTCTGAgaaagcatgcaaaaaaaaaaaaatcaagcatctATCAGCAGCACTTTTATAGCAAACAGTTATAAATTCAGTGGGACTTGAGACAACCTACATAATTTAGGGTTGCCATTCCATGGATCTTATCACACAGATCCTGGGTTCATGATTGCGTTGATGGCATCACTATTAATTAAAATCAATTCCCCTCTTCACTGACCTGTTAATGTAGCTATTTTTGGCAGAAATAGGGACATTCTTTGCCACTTCCATGATCTTTTTCTGATTTCCCAGTCTAGTCTCAAGCcctggaatttcctgatagtttccCACGCGTGTATTAACCAGGTCTGACTTGCTTAATTTTACAAGATCAGCCAAGATCAGTTTAGTTGCTGCCTTCCAgactttcctattttttttttaggtgAGTGACAAAGTGCTAGTGCACCCTAGGAAAATATTTGCATATaaaccctagagcaggggtctccaaccttggcaactttaagcctggagtacttcaactcccagaattccccagccagctggctggggaattctgggagtcgaagtcctccaggcttaaagttgccaaggttggagactcctgacctaGAGAAATGAAGTGGGGGGAGTGCTACAGGCCAATGCTTTGTTTGGAAGTGTGCCCAGTTACCCAAGAAATAAGGACAAAAGTAAGTTTGGGTCATAGCATCCTGCAAGGTTGAGATTGTGTAATTCCAGGGGTTTCCCCCACCTCCACTGTCTTCTGGTAAACTGGATATCCTATGATGGGCCATGCCTACCACTGCAACCACTTTGTGAACAAGTTTGCCATGAACACAATTTTGCAACTAGGGCAGCCTCATGTTATTGAAGTTCCTTTTCTTCCCACTGGCTCAAAGGTAAGGTCTATCCATTTTCCTAATCCTATCATTTGCTTCCTTCAAAAGTTGGGGGATACAAACCAGGAGTCCCATCAGCTCTGTTCATTCTcagggggaggagggggcgggGCTGCCAAACAAGCATACAAGTCTTGTAAAGTCACTTTTCAAAACCAACCCCAGTGATGATATGGTTAttattatccttttttaaaaaaaaaaactatgggcCAAGAAGGGAAATAGCTGGGCAATTGGATTACACAACGGAGTTTTAACCATTCCAAATATTCTGCCTGGATCGAAAATGAAGActaggaaggagggggggggagcagaGAGAAATGAAGACAGCCCATCTCCGAGTCCCAAGGAACAGCAGGAGGAAAACAAGGCCTCGGCCAGGAAATCGTTGGCCGATTGTTCAggctttttgtttatttataaatgaaACAGTTCTGAAAAAATTCCCAGGGAGTTAAGATTAACCCAGTAGAAAGGGAGGTTGAGAGCAGTTGTTAAACCAAGCTTGAACTACTTTACAGGGTTGCAGTGAGGATAGGATTAGGTTACCAGATCTGACTTGCAAGACCTCAGCCAACCATGAGGGGGCAGGTAAAATGAGATGACTCTTCCAATCCCCTCTTCTATAATTTTTAGCTTCCTGGGAGCAGGACAAAACAAGCTACTTTTACTTAGCTGCTGAGGAGGCCACACGTTGTCCAAAACCTAAATTTGTTTACACATGGTTTAGTCAGTAAAGTGCAACTGGCTAGGTTTATACAACACACTTAAGTTACAAACTGGAGCTTCCAAACCACATTGGCTTGGGTTTGCGCGCAACATATGAAGCCAAAACAAACCACGCTGAGGCTTATTATTTGGGCCTGGTGCTCGAAATGGTTGGCATAATCAGATGTGTTATACAAACCAATTTGATAACTAGGCTGACTTCTTTGGTGGCACCGGGAGTTTTGTGAACCAAAACAATATACTTAAATTGGGGCTGTGTGTAAGTTGCACATTAAGCATTAGGTTAGCTCAGTCAACTAATTTACTTTGCAGATTTCTGTTTCTGTATAACAGGAGGGaaacttggagtggggtggggtgggggagcaaATGTTACCTCTGGCATCCCATTTATTACCCTGGAGCCGCATTAAAGTGGGAGGGCTGAAAATTTGGGATTTCTGAGAATTTTTTTAAGAGGTTAACGGGTGGGAAGGGAAAGGGTGCCATTAAGTTTGCAGAGGCTTACAAGTCTCGCTGTGTTCCTTAAAAATTCCAATGATTTCCCATACATTTTTCCAAGATAAGAGTAAAaaataagtacagatagtcctcaacttatgaccacaattgagcctaaaatatatgttgctaagtgagaaatttgttgagtgagttttgccccattttacgacatttcttgctatgtttgttaagtgaatccctgcagttgttaaattagtaacacggctgttaagtgaatctggcttccccattgattttgcttatcaaaaggtcacaaaggggattcacatgaccccaggacactgcaaccgtcataaatgtgagtcagttgccaagcgtctgaatgttaatcatatgaccatggggatcctgcaatggtcataagtgtgaaaaatggccggaactcacttttttcagtgtcgtaactttgaacatcactaaaggaactgttgttaagtcgaggaccacctgtactcgatatatgatcacaattgggactggaacttcgGTAGCTAAATgagggagttgttaagtgagacacatcCAATTTGACAACTTTTTTGCTGTgggcgttaagtgaatcacaattgttaagcaaatccagtttccacTATACACTAtagttgcttgttggaaaccagttGGGAAGATCATAAATAGCAATCGGATGACCCAGGGTATTGCACCCATCATAAATAGATGCCAATtgtcaaatgcccaaattttgattacatgaccgctGGGCATTGGGACAGTCATAAGCAGAAGGAGTAGTCTCATCATTTTTTTCAgcatgttgtaactctgaataaaCTGCcatactgttgtgacctaggcccaagtagttattaccagaaacaatcagtcctaaacaaatctattttattagaacagctgagaattacttcattctcagctcagTCCAAATTAattgcaaaacaagtccttcagaaaaagtcctttagccctatcacaaacctttatcttctttggcactctgtcaaaggcttttcttggcaaagcccacaaatttcaaaaactagaGACGCCGACTTaaaacagatgtagcaacgttgctttcctacaaagagcctaagagccgttgctgctcttaagccttatgggaggggccaatcatctcctggccttactcccgagttgtccttgtTGCTTTaggtgctcttgccttctggcagctctttgcatgcatgcactaggaacagtctcttcctgttcctctgcctctctgctatctgct
This genomic window from Ahaetulla prasina isolate Xishuangbanna chromosome 2, ASM2864084v1, whole genome shotgun sequence contains:
- the IGFBP6 gene encoding insulin-like growth factor-binding protein 6 — protein: MFLARCLGTALLLLLAPTRGCVAAAAAAASEPDGDTGPACPSSSSPAGCDSPESDRKATCDDEKACGVREEGESCGVYTPSCALGLRCVPRPGERTPLQALLRGKGICLAPQPKRGGGKNQTEMEPVAGDGRRENYQTDNPTLEPLLLQIQDPLPDVVVDKSQIQQDPLNNGIKQEFDMGPCRRHLAAILQELKAPLYMNGEDIFIPNCDTKGFYRRKQCRTSKGQKRGRCWCVDKRGHLLEGLEESPLCLLANND